DNA sequence from the Tachysurus fulvidraco isolate hzauxx_2018 chromosome 1, HZAU_PFXX_2.0, whole genome shotgun sequence genome:
TGTTATTGGCTGTAACGCTGACttcctgatttatttacagtgttgtgttagtgcTGTACAtcagtgtacctgtgtgtagacATGCAGAAAGAGTAATAACACTTCTGTTTGATTCCTTATTTACTCCTGACCTTCACTGCACTGAGATCCTCTACTGACACTGAATAATACTGCAGGATCCAGTTATCTAACTTTAAGATAAAACTTTATTAATCACATGTCAGAAATTCTAATGTTACAGCAGGAGACAAACATTTAGACAATGAAAAGACAACAGTTTAACAGCAGTGAATTGATCATGAtggatttatttaattgatCAACATTTCATCCATAAATCTCCTCACACAACAATTAAAGTTCACACAACTGAAACATAACTGCATCTAACTGAGATTGTAAGTCTACAACTAAATATTCAACTAGAGAAAATCTcaagaaatagaaaacacaGCAGTACAAATACAGAAGTGGTAGAATTTATATtgagaaaacacaacacaattaaacaaacCTATTAGTCTTTACATCCCCCAATGATGCTAgtttccagctttttttttctcaaaaactttgtgttttattaaagtaatatttctCAGTTTTTACTATTGTTTTAACAGACTGTAAGCTTTATTGGAGATTACACCCACATTGACCTTCATTCATGAGGAGGTTTGCAGACATTAACTAAATAAATCCATTCAGAACAGTGACGGTGTCTAGAAGACGCTAAGCAAATAACAGCAGgacattaaaatgacaaatcagtattattttaaaatccacacaaaaccataaagaaaaagaaattctgaaatgatctttttcagtaaatgtttattctttttatagatTACTTTTTATAACTTTTCTCACTCCTCTATAACTGCATTCTTAATCCTGTCTTCATCAGTGTGACCtgttaaagaaatttaaaatgtaatttatttcattaattaaagaaCATTATGTGAAATATAGAGACATACTGAAAGAGTTCTTACCTCGAGCTCTGTAACATATGAGCAGCAGAATGATGGTCACCAGCAGATACGGAGAGGCCGTCACCACACTACAGATCAGCATGAGCACTGAGAATGGAGCTTCTACAGGTGATGGACATgaagcagaataaaataataattataatgatttttGATTCATGCTGAACTGTTTAGATGTTTTACTTAAACTGCAAATAAGTTCAACTCATTAAATCAtagttgtatttaaataatttctcacgtctgactgagacccagcttttcagtgactctcctctctctgggtgtttacagtggtagaaaccttcatctgactttgagacagtttggatgatcatctctcctgtagtctggttctggagaactgatccatctttatagaaatcagCTCGGAGGTTTGAGGGATTTGGGTTGTGATATAAACAGCGTAGAGTCAGAGGatgtccctcagtcacaggatggacaggactctccaggatcacatcaccatctagaacacagaaaatcactaaCAAGAAAATCCACACACTATGATGTGtctgtagataataaataaaagttctctAATTTATCTGTATGTAACATAAAATACTCTAAACCTGTGGAGTCTGGAGGTTTTTcatctaaattaaaaaaaaataaactgtcttCATGAAAAGTTTCTCCCAAATGAAATCTCAGCGttctaaatattctgtaatgaatcatttcccttttcctttaacattaaacacactacatgaagactcaccatgcactgtgatgttgacaggattactgttttctccagattcagacacacaccagtaaactccagtgtaggatgtggagaggaagctgatgttacatgtagatcctgtaactgatccccagtgtgaacaatctaacactctctcactgtgtgtgtatcgtctcactgtccatccagtagacttactctggtcctcacagctcagtgagagagagtcattagtaaagtgttgagttctgctgggattgatgatcagagagactggaggagattcaccttaaacacagaaaagagCCATTTAAAGTgtcaataaacaaaattatgaaGCAGAAAACAAGGAAATGACTGCAGTGTGACGTAAATTGCAgtatttattttccagcaaAATTAGAAAATTAGAGCAGTCAAATGAGCCAATGTACAGGATTATGATTAATTTTATACCATACATATTTTTACCTCCaatttgtatctgtatctgtttagaagACATTTTCTGAGAACTTTATCTCTGAATAATTTATGTATACTTGGTCACATACAGAATGTTTACCTGCTCtgacttttaataaaatcctCCTTCACAGAAATCCTCAACCATGTCCTGAGTCCTATATATGTGTATCATACACatactttatttatacacacaattgcataaatactgcattaatctgatgttacattcacacttttaaagtctacacttcaacacaacagataattttcctcaccagtgatccatagtggctgtagattgctgtactgtgtgtaaaaggctggttctcctctctctcctctgcacatataaactcctgtgtgtataagagcagcaggactgagagtgtatttgcctccagatcctctgctgctgtctgagaggAGCTCCACATACACCATATAgccatgattattatttattccagtTAATCCGTCTCTGTAGGGAACAACTGTGTACCAGCTGAATGTCCAGTCTGTAGAGGAGTCTGTAAcctcacagcttagagtcactgagtctccttcagtcagccagctgtgtggagatacactcagtactgcctgtggtctctctgttacacaggAAATACAAGATAAATTGTATCTAGTTTTACTTAATACAATGTAAGACATTttcatgcacattttcacctgacaCACTCAtctgatacagtcagtgtaataaCATCACTGGAGTGTGAGGAGCGTGagcctcctctctctgttcctctacaggtgtatgtacctgtgtgggtcacttcaacaccactgatactgtacacctgttcaCTACTGACAGGTCTGTGTGAAGTATCTTTATACCAGCTGTACTGCCAGCTAGAGACACTTTCACCCTGTATGTCACAtctcagagtgacggtgtctccaCTGAACACCTGATTATCAGGATTTATGTATACGACTGGTTTAGGTCTCACTGTAGAAAAATAATAGAGCGTTTATATGATCATGACAAACGTGTCGTCGTGGTGTAAAATTATGTTATTCGTAACAAACCTCTGATAAAATTAGTTAATAAATCATGACATACCTCTCACTGTAATCCTGACAGGATCACTGAACTGTGTCATGTAATAGTTGTAGTTGTTTATCCTGTGTGCCCAACACGTgtactctgtttctcctgcattatCGACTGTCACATTAAGTGTGTTCACTTGTTCACTGTTCAGATTCTGTAACaactgattatttttgtaccaGTAAAACTCCCATCCAGTCTCCTGCTGCAgctcacagctcagagtgacggtgtctccagtgtagacggagctctgaggattcactctcacagtcggtttgggttttactgttgaaaccaaatgataaattatttgtacaaaaaaaaaatatttgtttatctgttttgtgggttggggttggaggagggagttagatcgcggcagcagcgaagcgctagaacggctctatgaatgggaatttaaatggtcaggTAATATGGAGGTcataaccggattggtgcgtgtcgtggacagctgattaacagctgatgcacgcttgactgtatattttaatgaataaatataaaaaacacagaaccacaaaatataaacttttctgtcctgaagatgtttacatgtcagaaaacatagttatagtgtgtgtgtgtgtgtgtgtgtgtgtgtgtgtgtgtgtgtgtgtgtgtgtgtgtgtgtgtgtgtgtgtgtgtgtgtgtgttaaacaaaatgtttttggatctcaccagtcagaaatgacaaatacatttaaacatatgtaTTTCGAGATCATTCTGAAAATTCTGGAATAACaagaaattacaaaataattaaacaataatgtttacgccttctaacaaacctgtgatgaaaagaggaaaaaatcatgacataccTCTCACTGTAATCTTGACAGGATCACTGAGCTCTGTGGAGTAGATgttgtagtagttgtagtagtttCTCCTGTATGCCCGACACTTgtactctgtttctcctgcattatCGACTGTCACATTAAGTGTGTTCACTTGCTCACTGTTCAGATTCTGTAACTCctgattatttttgtaccagtaaaactcccatccagtcccctgctgcagctcacagctcagagtgacggtgtctccagtgtagacggagctctgaggattcactctcacagtcggtttgggtcttactgttggtgtgaaatgatgaaggtgtcagagctgctttacactttacaacataagcagtagattcactgtgtctaacagatgctttgtgtctaaaactaacatttatatttaacatttaatacaagatgttacagttgtatgttttcttacacggctgatattcagtatattttagatataattataattaattcagtttgtaatcagatagcaGTGGTCAAAATGTCTGGGATGTTCCTGTGTATCACATCATCATTAAATCagtgttcacacattttatagagTCGACAGCAGACaaagttattacatatttaaatgtcttaaaatacattaatgacaTGAAATACATCCAACAGAACAAAAGTAAATCATGGATTATTACCCCAGAGGTGTTAATGTGAACAGTCAAGTGAAGAGAAGATAATGAggcttgtgtttaaatattgtgagggatttctgtgatgagacagagactgatgtggatgatgataataaaaatctCTCAAAATGACAGAATTCACAGATAAAACCTTCTAATTCTAATGTCTCAAATCatcaaataaatcagataatagCAAATCCAACACAAGCTGAGGTCACAAGGTGAAAAAgacatgatgatgattgtgataGAAATTGGTGTTTACTAGACAGGGAAGTAAAAgtcaacattaaataaacagggACTCAGTTTCTGACAACTCAAAATCTGGACCCTACAAATAATGTGAagatattaaataagaaataaaaacagtcacagactcacctgatacagtcagtgtaacatCATCACTGATCTCTGAGCTCTTAGAGTATCTCCCATGTCCTCTGCAGCTGTAGGTTCCACTGTCAGAGTCTTCAACATTCCTGATTACTAACACCTGCATTGTGGTGTCTATGAAATATCTATTTCCATTTGAATAGAGTTTGTTATTATCTTTATTCCAGCTGTAAGTCCACTGAGTGtctcctcctccctgtatgtCACATCTCAGAGTAACAATCTCTCCAATGAACACATGTGTATGAGGCTTTATGGACACCACAGCTTTAGGACTCCCtataaaacattctgttgttaataaaccttacataaaatatcatttttacAGTGAGTTtgagttcatgtttttgttacttGTTGATACTGATATGTGTAACCTGCTTAATATTAAGTAATCAGGGGCATCatggagcattttatttagcactAGTTATATCTGTtgttctcttctgttttcttaCATATACTTGCCTGAAAATGACAtggattgttccaaatgatgcactttgcaagtaaaattaattatatctatttttattgaattatgtgttcataaaaatattttattacacctgTGTTCCTCTGGCCACATTTAGTAGGGCAATTGGTCACACTCTTGCCCTTTCCAgtgcaatgaacacacacacacacacacacacacacacacacacacacacacacacacacacacacacacacacacacacacacacacacacacacacattttatttagtcTGTAATATTTCATCAAATTATGTGCCTCTGATCATAAATATAGTGAAAATTCATAATTTCTGatgtattattttactttatttattgtatataaatgaggtttattataccaaatattacaaaaatgtgtgaaaaatatatgttaatattttgtaaacattttacgGCTCATTATTTATAAGCAGTGAAATCAGACCAGGTCAGTTTGACTCGGTGCTCCTAAATTGCACAGAAAAGCAGGGAAGATTACAGGAGGGTTAAACttgtgctgttttatatttaatatgttaagaAATTTAAGCAGCATAAAACTATTTGagtgtaaaattatttattcaaatctgaTGTAAAAATCTACATTAATAAACAgggaacaaattaataaatttatattaataaatacaccACAAGCACAGCATAGAAAAGTGTTGCTGTAAATGGAAcaggtaaatataaaaatgtgaaagtgacgtgacatacggctaagtgcggtgacacatactcagaatttgttatctgcatttaacccatccaaagtggacacacacagcagtgaacacacacacacacacacacacacacacacacacacacaccgtgaactcacacccggagcagtgggcagccattcatGCTGctgcgcccagggagcagttggggggctTTGGTGTCTTGCTTACTTTATTTATCACATGTGCACACAACATTACACGTGCCCGAGCCTAGTTCTTTGTCCGTacgtcactcactctcatttgTGCATCACTCAAATCTGTCCCCTTGGGAACATGACAGGAAAACTAACAATCCACCTGATTATTGACATTTCTGATTATTAGGTAtatctcgctcactctcactcatttactaccgcttatctgaactacctctggtcacggggagcctgtgcctatctcaggcgtcatcgggcatcaaggcaggatacaccctggacggagtgccaacccatcgcagggcacacacacactctcattcagtcacgcattcacacacactatggacaattttccagagatgccaattaacctaccatgcatgtctttggactgggggaggaaaccggagtacccggaggaaacccccaagccacggggagaacatgcaaactccacacacacaaggcggaggcgggaatcgaaccccgaccctgcaggtgtgaggcgaaagtgctacccactaagccaccgtgccccccattagGTATATCTCCCTCAGATTGTGCATCTAAATTTCTCGTGTATCTTTAAGCTCCATCCATGTCTCGTTTGCCAACATATAATCAGCTCTGAAGACAGAAGTAGGTGTAGAATCAACAGCTCTGTTTGGAAACCTGTTGCTCACTTTCGAGGTCAAAATGTacagagaggaaagaaacagtgaagaaagaagtaaagaatagcatgtttattttgttatcccTGTCAATAGTCTTTCTATTTGACTCAATTTGCCTCATCTAATTAccgtgattttttattttttattatttttttttaacacaaaaacatatcTGTTGAGAGAGTTCTTTATAACTGCTCACTTTTCGTGCCTGcatcacagaaaagacaaactTGTCAAGGTCGGGGAAATAATCACTCACTTTTCTTCACctgcttttccttttattttatccaaaaaagtattaatttcctcaacagtacaccagtcataattatttttacatcctAGCTGGATCATTTTAACAAGGCATGCAATTTTTCATCTCACTTGTATTTTTGAATGATTTTCATGCAGGACATTTTCAGCAGTGTGGTTAGAGAGGACAGAAGTGTGTCCAGACTGCTAGAGGTTTTATTTAGATTAAGTGAGAGCAGTGATAGTACACTTAATACAATTTAAACAGGAAGGGCCTTTACtatttctttactttctaaTTGGTCATTGATCAggcttttttgtgtgaaaaggttttattaaagGTCTTTACACTCTTGTTGGAGTAAGAGATTCTGGtctattttctcattttaaaggTGTTTCCACTCCCTCTTTGTCTCATCTTTTGGTTCAGTCAACCAGAAGTCAGGACCGTGAAGCAGAAATTCcaaaagaattaaatgtaatattttatatcgTATAATTGATTCTCATGTAGATTTCTTACCTCTGTGCCACTGCAATTCTAACTAATGTCATAATgtgttaaattttttaaaactgaGTTAATTAGAGGCTCGTATCTTACAGCTGCTCTGTGATGGTAATGGTTCAGTATGAGCTTGTCTTAGTGGCTCATAGAAATTGTACAGTTAAAGGTATGAAAAAGGATGTCTGGTTTGATGAACCATGATTTCTGTTTCATGATGTAGATCAGGGGAGTCAGACTCAAATTCAGAGTGTGTCAAATTATAAAACagataaagtcacaggccaaactgaatatttattg
Encoded proteins:
- the LOC125138502 gene encoding leukocyte immunoglobulin-like receptor subfamily B member 2, translated to MQVLVIRNVEDSDSGTYSCRGHGRYSKSSEISDDVTLTVSVKPKPTVRVNPQSSVYTGDTVTLSCELQQETGWEFYWYKNNQLLQNLNSEQVNTLNVTVDNAGETEYTCWAHRINNYNYYMTQFSDPVRITVRVRPKPVVYINPDNQVFSGDTVTLRCDIQGESVSSWQYSWYKDTSHRPVSSEQVYSISGVEVTHTGTYTCRGTERGGSRSSHSSDVITLTVSERPQAVLSVSPHSWLTEGDSVTLSCEVTDSSTDWTFSWYTVVPYRDGLTGINNNHGYMVYVELLSDSSRGSGGKYTLSPAALIHTGVYMCRGERGEPAFYTQYSNLQPLWITGEENYLLC